A DNA window from Brenneria izadpanahii contains the following coding sequences:
- a CDS encoding DotU family type VI secretion system protein: MQERQSTGGNTIFSGESGGNPLVAAANPLLNAIHQIRHSVSHDDLSGLRQRLIDEIRRFEVRCQQAKLPYEVIIGARYCLCTALDEAAALTPWGSRGVWSGSGLLVTFHNETWGGEKFFQLLARLSQNPREHILLLELINYCLLLGFEGRYRVMDNGRTQLDTIKQRLWQMIRGVRGSYSPYLSPHPEDQPVIRKLWRPVVPLWTCVTLAGFLGCLFYISLNWRLSDKTNPVLASIYQTRLPEVSIQRPVEPLPAVLDLRGFLRPEIDAGLVAVRDESDRSVVILKGDGLFASASTVVRDRYEPVIYRIAQAMNNVSGKILVVGYSDNVPIRSARFASNYELSLSRAESVLKMLQKHLSHPDRVKAEGRGEMNPVAPNDSAENRARNRRVEITLLVSAENTQAELNGLVQGN; this comes from the coding sequence ATGCAGGAACGACAATCTACCGGCGGAAACACTATTTTTTCCGGAGAGAGCGGCGGCAATCCCTTGGTTGCGGCTGCCAACCCGCTACTTAATGCTATCCATCAGATTCGCCACTCTGTTTCACATGACGACCTGAGCGGCTTACGCCAGCGATTGATTGATGAAATCCGCCGCTTCGAGGTACGCTGCCAACAAGCGAAGCTTCCTTACGAAGTCATCATCGGCGCACGCTATTGTCTGTGTACCGCGCTAGATGAAGCAGCCGCGCTTACGCCGTGGGGCAGCCGCGGAGTCTGGTCCGGCAGTGGCCTGCTGGTGACCTTCCACAATGAAACCTGGGGCGGGGAAAAATTCTTCCAGTTGCTGGCTCGTCTTTCACAAAATCCGCGTGAACATATCTTGCTACTGGAGCTTATCAACTATTGTCTGCTCCTTGGTTTTGAAGGCCGTTACCGCGTAATGGATAACGGCCGCACCCAATTGGACACCATTAAACAGCGTCTGTGGCAGATGATTCGTGGCGTTCGCGGTAGTTACTCCCCGTACCTTTCGCCGCATCCGGAAGATCAGCCTGTAATACGTAAACTATGGAGACCGGTAGTACCGCTCTGGACCTGCGTCACGCTGGCCGGTTTTTTGGGTTGTCTGTTCTACATCAGTCTTAACTGGCGTCTGAGCGATAAAACAAATCCTGTGTTGGCGAGTATTTATCAGACAAGGCTTCCGGAAGTGAGCATTCAACGCCCTGTAGAACCGTTGCCCGCCGTGTTGGATCTGCGCGGTTTCCTGCGTCCGGAAATTGATGCGGGGCTGGTGGCAGTGCGCGATGAATCAGATCGCAGCGTGGTCATTCTGAAAGGCGACGGACTTTTTGCCTCGGCGTCCACCGTGGTGCGCGATCGCTACGAACCGGTGATTTATCGTATCGCCCAGGCGATGAACAACGTCAGCGGCAAAATTCTGGTGGTTGGTTACAGTGATAACGTGCCCATCCGCAGTGCGCGTTTCGCTTCAAACTACGAATTGTCGCTTTCCCGCGCCGAGTCAGTGCTGAAAATGCTGCAAAAACATCTTTCACACCCTGATCGTGTAAAGGCCGAGGGACGTGGCGAGATGAACCCGGTCGCCCCGAACGATTCCGCTGAAAACCGCGCACGTAACCGCCGAGTGGAAATCACCCTGCTGGTATCGGCTGAAAACACTCAGGCCGAGCTGAACGGATTAGTGCAAGGAAATTAA
- the tssK gene encoding type VI secretion system baseplate subunit TssK, whose amino-acid sequence MNKAEKVVWSEGMFLRPHHFQRTESFLQSHIREWGNLQRPYLWGFLDLEFDEAMLRQGCIALSYASGLLPDGTPFSFRDARYGPAPMEIPDNLTNARVVLALPARRAGREEVIFSESADSLARYVAFEEEVDDDNAISIGSAALQFGRLRLKLMLESELTAEWTAIGVAEVIEKRNDNQVRLDANYIPPMLNAINSEQLYGLLNDMRGLLQQRSQQMSQRLRQPGRFNTSEMVEFMLLALINHHIGHITHLLTLPLLHPESLWRDWLPLATELTTWLPQRIPGASLPNYDHNNLAVCFSKLMLVLRQGLSLVMEESAIQLTLTERSHGLNIATMPESSMAREFGFVLAVKASVPGEMLQTHFPAQMKVAPVTKIRDLVQLQLPGMVLRAMPIAPPQIPWHAGYSYFELEKGGELWKEMEKSGAFALHLAGEFPGLDMEFWAIRGLSE is encoded by the coding sequence ATGAATAAAGCAGAAAAAGTGGTCTGGAGCGAAGGGATGTTTCTGCGCCCTCATCATTTTCAGAGAACAGAAAGCTTCCTGCAAAGCCACATCCGGGAATGGGGAAATTTACAGCGCCCTTACCTCTGGGGATTTCTCGATCTGGAGTTCGATGAGGCGATGTTGCGTCAGGGATGTATTGCGCTAAGTTACGCCAGCGGTTTACTACCGGATGGAACCCCCTTTTCCTTTCGCGATGCGCGATACGGGCCAGCGCCAATGGAAATTCCTGATAACCTGACCAATGCCCGAGTCGTGCTTGCGCTGCCCGCCCGGCGAGCCGGGCGTGAAGAGGTGATTTTCAGTGAATCGGCTGATTCCCTTGCCCGCTATGTTGCTTTTGAAGAAGAGGTGGATGACGATAACGCCATCTCAATAGGCTCGGCGGCGCTCCAGTTCGGCAGACTGCGATTGAAGCTGATGCTGGAAAGCGAGCTAACCGCCGAGTGGACCGCCATCGGCGTGGCCGAAGTGATTGAAAAACGCAATGACAACCAGGTACGTCTGGATGCCAACTACATTCCCCCAATGCTCAACGCCATCAATAGCGAACAGCTCTATGGCCTACTCAACGATATGCGGGGATTGCTACAGCAGCGCAGCCAGCAGATGAGCCAGCGGCTACGTCAGCCGGGGCGTTTTAATACCTCCGAAATGGTTGAGTTCATGCTGCTGGCCTTAATCAATCACCACATAGGTCATATCACACATCTGCTTACACTGCCCCTACTTCACCCTGAATCACTGTGGCGCGATTGGCTGCCCCTAGCCACTGAACTTACTACCTGGCTGCCTCAGCGTATACCTGGCGCCTCCCTGCCGAATTACGATCATAACAATCTGGCTGTCTGCTTTAGCAAACTAATGCTGGTGCTGCGCCAAGGTCTGTCGCTGGTAATGGAAGAGAGTGCTATCCAACTCACGCTCACTGAACGCTCCCATGGTCTCAACATAGCGACGATGCCAGAAAGCAGCATGGCACGGGAATTTGGTTTCGTGCTAGCGGTTAAAGCCAGCGTGCCAGGTGAAATGCTGCAAACTCACTTCCCGGCACAAATGAAAGTCGCACCGGTCACCAAAATTCGCGATCTGGTACAGCTTCAATTACCGGGCATGGTGCTGCGCGCCATGCCGATAGCTCCCCCGCAAATCCCGTGGCATGCTGGTTACAGCTATTTTGAACTGGAAAAAGGCGGTGAACTCTGGAAAGAGATGGAAAAATCCGGCGCATTTGCGCTACATCTCGCCGGTGAATTTCCCGGACTGGATATGGAGTTCTGGGCCATACGCGGCCTATCGGAATAA
- the tssJ gene encoding type VI secretion system lipoprotein TssJ: MKKKPVLYQSLLVFFIAALTLLSGCASSSHSEPSTYILNFYAHPNINDAAPLKVRVLLLKSDADFMSADFYSLQNNAQTVLGANLLNADEFFLMPGQLNRTPTGQTPADARYIGIMAEYQVLDGKKWRISLPLPTTNKDSFYKFWKWSSNELKASVFLDIDGIRVVNE, translated from the coding sequence ATGAAAAAAAAACCGGTTTTATACCAGTCCCTACTGGTGTTTTTCATAGCCGCTCTCACTCTGCTGAGCGGTTGTGCTTCGTCTTCACACAGCGAACCTTCCACTTACATTCTGAACTTTTATGCGCATCCGAATATTAACGACGCTGCGCCGCTAAAGGTCAGAGTTTTGTTACTGAAATCCGATGCCGACTTTATGTCAGCAGATTTCTACTCGCTGCAAAATAACGCTCAGACAGTCCTCGGCGCCAACCTGCTTAACGCTGATGAATTTTTCCTGATGCCAGGACAGCTCAATAGAACGCCTACCGGTCAAACCCCAGCGGATGCACGCTACATTGGCATCATGGCGGAATACCAGGTACTCGATGGCAAAAAGTGGCGAATATCTCTTCCTCTTCCCACCACAAATAAAGACAGCTTCTATAAATTCTGGAAATGGTCGTCTAACGAACTCAAAGCCAGTGTTTTTCTCGATATTGATGGGATTCGCGTCGTCAACGAGTAA